Below is a genomic region from Kryptolebias marmoratus isolate JLee-2015 linkage group LG12, ASM164957v2, whole genome shotgun sequence.
ttgtagccatgagctggctgtggtggacatcttgaactgggccAAACTCTCAGAAGAGACCACAACAAGTCTGagctcaggatctgtaaaatccactgttttctgaggtcagttagctgtgagTTGAACTGAATCGTCTCCAGAACGTAATCAGATGTAGATCCAGTGAATGTTTCCTTAACGAGTCGTTAGATATTTTTAGATAGTtctgctaaaagacaaacagagtcGACTCCAAAGAGACGAGAAACAGATTTTGTACAAAcagttaaaatatgttttgggGATTACTCTTAGCTCCatccacaccaaatcttaggtcagtatctgtgaaattgggtgagttaaagtcatttttgtgttttttagaatAGTTAgatttggtggccatcttgaatagacTTGAATAGACTCATTGTGtcgcttttcttttctttcccagcATCTCTCCACCCTCCAAATTAACAGCAACATGTTCCTGTTGAGTTTTTTCGTCTGTGCCGGCCTTCTTCTGTCCTTCCCTCTGTGCACGTATCAGTCGTGCACAGATGGGACACCCAAACAGTGTCTGGAAGCAGACTTTGCTCCGGGTTCCAATTTAGCCGGCGAAGGCTTCGACATCACCAAAATGGAGCGCAAAGGAGCTTTCGTGCTCGACATGAATAAGTGGAAAAGTAAAGATAAAAGCTGCACCCTGTGCAGCAACCCCTACatggaaaacagaaagcagaagctGCCCCTGTCCGTGGTGGACTGGAGGACCAAGCagtcctgcagctcctcagtGTCCTCCAAGCTCTACAAATCCAGCGAGTCTCTGgtcagctccagctcctcctcggtGGAGAACAACTGGAAGACAGATCTGAGTGTTGAAACGGCAGACAAAAGTGGAACAGTGATGTTGGCAGGAACCCACTCCAAACTGGCCGAGTACTCCatggagaaaacaaagaacgaCAAGTTCAGCTTCGCAACTACCGGCATGTCCTGTGAGTTCTACAGGTAAGATTCTCATTAAATCTGtctccaaaacacaaactgcttaaaatacaaaactcatTTTCAGAAAACCTCTCAAGCTTTCAAATAATACAACACTTCAATCTAAAGACTGGTTTCCAGACAGACAAATGTCCCCAAATGAAAAGCCTAGCAgtctgtgaaggaatgcatatcacccactttgtttaaaacctttgggTACTTTTTAATTTCATCACACGTTTAGTTTACCTTGTTGTCTCtctctcatttctttaaaaaaaaataattttgggcATCAAAATTCATCCATTGAACTTGTGTCTCCTGCGTACCAATATGACAATCAACAGAGAAACTTCTGTTTCTCTAACGTTTTACATAAATTGGGTTTGTTTCTGGTCTGTTTGTCTCTGCCGTCTCACCGGAAACAGCTACAGAGTGACCAGCTCCCCAAAGCTGCACAAAGACTTCAAAACAGCCTTGAAGAGGCTTCCCAGCGTCTACACACCGGAATACAAGAAGCGATTTTACAAACTGATCGAAAGCTTTGGCACTCATTACGTCACCAAGGTGAGCTCTGTCAGCACAGgttaacagcagcagcacagcagagagggacgTTAGagctgagtgtgtttgtgatcCCAGGTGAAGCTGGGGGGCAGTGTGAAATCTGTGACCAGCATCAAGCAGTGCGAGGCCAGCCTGCAGGGCCTCCGAGCCGAGGAAGTCCAGATGTGTCTGGAAGCTGAGGCGTCCGCGAACGTCAAAGCTAACGTCAAAACAGAAGTCAAGCACTGCCAGAAGGAAACGGACAAGACGGAGAACAAGAAGTCCTTCTCTGACCTCTTCAATGACAGGTAAAAACACATCTTTCATGTTTGGTTTACGGCACGGGGTGAAAGATGtcgataaaaacagaatgcaatgatctgcaaatctcataaacccgtaTTTCATTCACAGTAgagaaactaagaaactgtacaaTTTTGGGGGGGGAAATAGGAAATTTTGAATGTTATGGCAGCAGCACGTCTCAGAAAGGTTGTTCCAGGGGTGACAAAAGGTTTTATGGGTAAGTGGTATGAATacgaaacagctggaggaacatttagtaactaattaggttaattatcAACAGGTTAGTAAGAGGAGTGGTGATAACAAGAACATttcagaggctgaatctgtcagaaggaaagatgggcagaggttcaccaggctgagagAAACTGTCTAAagatagtggaacaatttcagaataatgttcctcaaagGACGATTGAGAAGAATCTGAAtatctgaggtcaaaggtcaggttctggttctggttctgctcaggaacactgtctgtaaacacagctcaccgtgccgtccacaaatgctgcttaaagctctatcaggcaaagaagaagccagatgtgaacagatgtgtctcctctggaccaaagaggagaactgttctgaggtcagcctgcctctctgatggtatgggggtgcattagtccaggttttagaacaacatctgctcccatccaggactgttgaacagacagaatgggacaacctcaggtccagatgtttacagacagaatgggacaacctcaggtccagatgtttacagactgatcaTAAAATTTCGAAATGACTCCAGAAAATGGTATAATCCTTCAGTTTCAACATTAGATGTTTCCTTTGTTCCACTGTggataaaatatgggtttgtgagagtttcaaatcatttcattctgtttttttacattttcacaacTTAGGATTTCAACTCTGTCTTGGTTAAGAGTCGATTTCTTTCGCAGGTTCACTGAAATAAAAGGAGGCATCACCACAGAGCCAGACCTTCTTTTTGCTGCTCAAAAGAATCCATCAGCCTACAAAGAGTGGCTCAGCATGATCCCACAGAATCCTGACATCATTTCGTACTCGCTGGACTCGCTTCATGAGCTGCTGCCCGTCAACACTCCTGCCAGGAAGAACCTCCGCGCTGCCATCAGCCACTACATCCTGGAGAAAGGCCTGTGGAGGAACTGCAGCGCACGCTGTCAGACTGGAATCAAGAGCAACTCCAAGGATCCCTGTGTCTGCGAATGCCACAACGCTCCTGCTGTGAATTCGGACTGCTGCCCGACCCGGAAGGGCATGGCTCGGGTCGTGATCACAGTGCAGCGGGCCGAGGGTCTGTGGGGAGACCACACCACCGCCACGGACGGCTACGTGAAGGTGATCCTCCCTGAAAAGGACGAACGGCGTACTCGTGTCAtcggcaacaacaacaacccccaCTGGAACAGCGTTATCGACCTGGGCTCCAGAGACATCTCCTCTGGAAACACGGTCCGGTTCGAGGTTTGGGATCAGGACAGCGGCTGGGACGACGACCTGCTGGGAGACTGTCAGAAAGCCCTCGTTGCCGGAGATAATGCAGACGTGTGCTCCCTGCAGCATGGCCGACTTTACATCAAACTGGAAGTCAAGTGTGCTCCAAATCTGAGCGGCGCTTCATGCACGGAGTACCAACCATCCCCCATGAgtcaaagtctgcagaagctGTTTGTGTCCCGCCACGCCCACCCGATTCCCGAGGCCATGCTGCTGAAGATGGGCGTGTTTGTGGAGAAAACGAGCTCGCCGACAAACCAGAGTCTGATTTAACGAACCACGCACCCCTGCTTCACATGACCCAACGATCCCTCAATCTATTGGAATTTAAAACCGAGCTTTCAGCAGATTATCATCTGATTTTTCTGtcacttctgcagactttgcaCTATTTTAATCATCGAAACGTTCAGTAAAAGTACGCTTTGagctttttatctttatttccaaATACTTTCTTTGCAGAAAGTCAGTCCAGTGAAGTCATTCAGAattcatgctgcatttttgaaaatttaatatatttacttttatttattaaggatGTTGAGAAAAAAGGATTAAAGCCCTTTTATTACTAATccatttaattttgtgtgttttatcacagctttaaaataaattggagCAGTCGAACATCTGTGCAAACTGCTGTGAAAAATGAATTATTGAGGTTTTATAGAAACTCGTAAGAAAAGCATCTCTTTGGAGCTCTGAGCTCGCAGCAGAAACGTCACTCAGATGCTTTCTGCAgattttagtttccttttttttatgtaactcttcttgtgtttctgtgtctaaCGTTCATTAATCCCAGAGCAGCTCTGTGCATCTTTCTCCTAtttatccaaaataaaagcatatcaTCGGATCTGTCTGTGTTCTGTGATctctgtgctttttgttttcggtcAGATTGTGTTTAAGGCACGCAGCGTTGCCAGTTGTTTGGAGGAAGTGGTGAGGCTTCCTGTATACGGATGAGGtttcattttaccttttaaaaagaaCGCTCATAAAGTCAGTTGACTCAGAAGCTTTTATTGAACATCATGTGACacttttaggttgtttttttgttttttttgtcaccagTTTTGACGCAACACGTTTCAACTCACAAAGAAATATATggagttaaaggaaaaaaaaacaaaataatcaaaagacAAAGTGGCCACACAACAGAAGcataaaacacaccaaaaaaaaacccacaacaaacaataataagcagtgaaaatgtttcacaCTGCAAACATGGAGATGATCCACTTAAAGAGCTCCGTCCTGATTAACCTGGTGAGACAGAGACACGAAGAAAAGAGCgtcattatcacccgccgctgaaACCCAAagggagataatgtttttgcacttgTCTCTGTctgagtttgtctgtctgttagcaaaatatctgacaaGCTGCTGCACAGagtttaacgaaactctcacaaagtaataactggatgaacgtctgcagctgatcatcttttggagtcaaccccattcaagatgcccgccacagctaagcaatcttctcaaacacaaaagtgactaCAACTGAGTCAGTTCAACACATAcggagctaaactttggtgacTAATACCCAACTCATGCTGTGAGAGCAAAATGATcgcagaaaatctgtttttaaacttggcCGTTAAAtattagtctgttagcaaaatatctcatcaacaactggacagatgttactgaaactttcagaaactaatcatttcatgcacatctacagcagctcagttcaagatgggcgccacagctaattagtatcaggaaacacaaaaatgtctcagactctgtcagttttacagacactgagctaaagtttgatgtggtagtagctgagagtcatcctcaacacatcctTCAAGCTCTAACACATCCAGTAAGAAACTGAAACACTGAATGAGGTCGTTCATTCTTCATTCTGACCTTTGAACCCGTTACCAAGGGCAGCATTCACGCCGTCATATTTCCCAGCCTGCTCGCCTGTGAAGAGTAAAAACGACTCAGTTTAGTGACAGATTCGTGAAATCTCGCCAGACTCCTTTTAAGCACTTCCTAAAAGAAACCTGACGCCAGCTTCCAGCGCGAGCGTAAACTCAGTCAACGTGCACGTTCAGAAcatgaaacatctggagcagagTTCAGTCTTAGAAACCATTTTGGATCTGAGGGTGGAGTTTCAGCGTGAAGCCCTCAGGCGCTGACTTCACACCATAAATAGAAATGAAAGCTGCGGATGTTTCGCAAGAAGACGCTGCCGAATGAGATTATCAGAAGCAGCGAGGTGAGTGGGAGGAAGTCCGGTGTTCTGCCTTACCCAGGCCATCTTGAGTCGCTCCAAGCTGCGCACCAAAACCTTAACGAACAAACGGGACAGAAACGAGCAGGAAGTTAATAACCTCAACCTACGGGTCCCaaaaaatacacttcattattttaataaaactttcaggaagcaaTCAATGCatgagcatctacaactgattagcttttagagacaaccctattcaagatggccgccgctgccaactgatcttagaaaacacagaaatggctctaatttagtcagttttacggaTATTGAACTACAGTTTGGAGTGGAagcagctgagcatcatccccaacaacCCTAAAAGCCTAAAAGCTTGGTGAagactgttggagtcaatcctggttctctgttagcaaaatatctcagagaATTGGGTGGAtattgcagatattgagctaaaatctggtgtggtagtagctgagagtcgtctaCATCAGACAGAGCTGCATTTCCATCGTTTCTCgccataagatgatcttagtctgaaagtctggcatgaaaagcgttgggcgatatgcattccttggaggaatgatGGGTATTGGATCATCAACACGTACTGACGGGAGGGAATTAATTTACCTGCTTGCTGAGCTCCAtatcctgcagcagctcctaaAACCAAAGCAAACAGAGTTTAACAGTGGAAACATTAAGTTTTAAAACGGTAAAAACGACGCTCAGCTCAGGCCtttaatgttacattttaacagacagaaacagttttatgttttcgGTGATCTTGTCTTTCGCCAAAAGAAGTAACCGttagcttcttttgtttttaccctgAGTGGGAGTTTATTTGGTGCAGGAAAATCAAACTAACACCCAAAATAACGGCTTTTTCTCTCATCACGCACAGTTTCTGGCACTTTAGCTCACACTTTGTCACTCAGTCTCACCATATTTGCTGGCGGTTTTGGCGCCTTCAGCGCCGAGGCTGAGCTGCTGAGTGGCATACGGGTAGCCTCCGGTACCTGAAAGATCAGCAGAGCCGTGAAGCTGTCACAAACTGACAGGATTTCACAACTTTCAGGTTGGGgggactttttgttttgcagcatgAGAACAAGAACTATTGCATTAAACTAATGTGACGATATTTCAGTTTGCAAGGTGCTGCTGAATTATTCACACCAACTGAGGCATCAGTTGTCTTCGACAAATGAATGAAACACTGTGGTGAAGTTGGTTTTCCTTGCTCACGTAGGCCGATTTCACAGCTAATGTAGTTGCACATGAAGCTGTGTGCATTTTCCGCTCCTTCCTACCTTCCAGTCCTGCAGGAATCACCGGAGCGTTCCCATAAGGCACCTGTGCAACTCCAGCTCCTGCGAGACAAACAAGGACTCGTCTTCTATTCTGTAACCTGCACGGTTTCAAGCAAAGTTTGACTCGTGCATTTAAACGCACGTAGTCACTCACCATATTTGCCACCAGTTGAATCCAGTCCTGTTTagagaatgaataaaaagaagataaaactcTTTGACCATAAGtttcattgttttcctgttagcATGCATTCTGTCTTGgtgctgcagtttaaaaaaacattaaacagtagATCATAGATATGGATGACCTTCATTACTCAGGGGTACATTCAGTTCTCTGCTCTTTGTCTCTGTCCATGTCGTAAATTTCTCAAGTGGTTATGTAAAGCCAGTTCATTCTAAGAAGAACGCagtggtatatatatatatatataccactGCGTTAGCTTATTTGCAGATTTGTGTTATGAGCAGTCAGAAACTTTTCTGCAGAAGATAGCAGCCGGAGCAATCTCAATGTGGAGAACTAAGGAGAAATTTTCATGCAGGGAGTCAAGCTAACCTAAAACAACCTGACTGTATGTTAAACTTTACACCTTTTGATGTCTATGTACACCTTCTCATATTCGAATAAGAcaggtgtttttgttgtcactGTTTTCTAATCTGGATGATGTTTGTGTTGCTACGCTAACGACGTGCTCCATGACTGCTAACACATCCTGTTCCATATTACCATCTGACTCAAACTGATATTctttggagagaaaaaacaagttatttggGATTTTTTAATTGCTAGCATTGAGCGTTGTCTGCTGCAGATAAGACACTGACTGTTCAAATGACTCCATACAACCCCAATTAGaaacaatatataaaaactAACCCATGAAGCttgattgtgtgtttttctgcatgtattaaataaagtttctgGCCTGAGTCACATGATTATCTCTTGTTATATTGGTTCAGTTCTTACCGTACGCCCCCTGGACCGGTCCTGCATAACCTCCTGTGCTCAGAGCTgaaacatcaggaagaaagaaaacatgttcagtttaaaatgaattaatttgAAACCTTCGAGTGAGAAAGACTGTTGACAGCTGGAGGAAGTCAGAATAAACaggtcagattttaaaaataagatccAATAGCTACACCAAGTGGATATGAGACCACAGTAACCATCAGCAGACGTCAGCCATGACAGCTTTAACACTTACTGGTTACTGGTAAAGGATTACAGCAGGTCAGTCTTTCCTCTGCAGCCCTCAAACATCCATCTAACAGAATCGTTAGgttctgcattttcacagaacctGTAATCTGTCTCGTTAGCATCATGTCTCTAATTGAATCCTTTTTTCCCCAGTTAATGATGCACTCACCAGCTCCGTAGCCATCGTATCCATTCCCGTAACCTGTTGAGATAAAGACACTTTAtggtgaaacattttaaagactagaagttaaaaaaatatatatgtaagcGTTCTGTGCATGCATGCCAAAAACCTTCAGACAAAGCTTTAGCAGCAGGATCTCCACCTgcagaaaaagcagaacaaagtcccttaaaataaaaccagtttgagCTGAAAATCAACAACGACAGAGAAGGCTTTGAGCTCTAAACACCAGGCAGAAAATATCTCCTGTTATGCAAGTAtcacaaactttatttgtgttttcctgcaATGAAAGattctgtttgagtttcttACCAAATCCGTTACCTGCCAGAGCGCCGAGGTATCCTGTTGCTCCATCACCGTAACCTGTGTCAACATCGATTCAAACATTTTGTAAGAAACGCCGTTTAGTTTTAGAAGAACAGCGTCTTGCTTTGAACAGATCTGAGATTTGGTTGCCTCTAAATTTATATCAAAGGAAGCTACTTTCATGTGCCCACAAAAAAGAgggtttcagtttcagtttgtttgatttgtgcGTAATTACTTGTTGTTTGAAagcattatttatatttgctgcAAGGGAAAGAAAGCTTCTGGTAtaatctttaaagaaaactgaagagaaactTTGACTCAGGTTGTTGTTCTTTAGGCAAATGATTCGTTTACAAGGCAAAGCAGAGGCAGCTTCTGAGTTTCTGCTGCCCTCGCCAGGGTTCACGTTCTGAATAAAATTTCCATCTCAGAGTGGTTTCTAACAAACTTGTGAATCACAGTGTCTGTGAGAGATGCTTCAAGTAAGAGCTCTCTCTGAAGTACCAATTTAAATCCAAAGTTTAATCAGCCGTTTAGGCTTCTTCACATTTCGAAAGGTGACATTTTAAGCAGTAAgggtaacaaaaaacaaccctaCCATCTGACTTCCCTGGAAGCCCGTGAGGATACCCACCCTGTCCGAGCGCGGCAGCAGCTAAAGTTTAGAtttagagagagagacaggaagaCGTTAAAACATGCTCTCAGGTCAACGCTCGTCCTCATttccaaaacaaagagaaggaaaaTTTAAAAGACCTACCGCCAAGTTTTCCAGCTGCACCTCCCAGGTAGGCTCCCTGTCCAAGACCTGTACATGACAGGAGACATCTTTAACCCCGGTGGGTTTTATCTACAACACGGCATCCATCAGCTGAAAGAGACGCCAAACATCACCTGCTCCATAGCCTCCAGCTCCCAGGCTCGCTCCCAGGTAGTTCCCTGCCCCGCCGATATAACCTGCAGAGAAATCCAAGCGAAACTGAGCAATTTACTGTGGATGTGTCCCATTTCAGCTGGAAAACCTTGACAACATGTCTCATTCACTAGGATGATGTGAATGCTTCTAAGAGCTAAAACTGTCTCTATAAATCATAAATGTCTGTATCTTTGATTGATAggaattagttttatttgtatttttctccacTGGACACTAActtctattcatccatccattttctatacaAGCTGGATCCTGTTCAGGCCCAtagctggtgtttatctccaaCAGTGACGGGATGAGAGACGAGGcacatcacagggccacatggaCACAATTTAGAGGTACCAAAGATAATCTAACTTGCATGTGTTTAAACTGTGGGAGTAAACCAGAGtctattcatccattttctgctgcttatccatAGTTGGGTCACAGAGGCTACAAGTTAGggaaggaaacccagacatccctttatCCAGCAGCACAATACTGATCCTTTTAGGGGTCCCAAGGTGGgctcccaggccagagaggatatataaccTCGCCggggagttctgggtctgccttagtgggatgtgcctggaaaaccttcaAAGGGAGGTGCCCAGGCATCCAGAttagatgcctgaaccacctcagcttaCTCCTTTCGAAGCAGAGGTTGACCTACTCCGAGCTGccccggatgatggagctcctcaccttatcctGAGCCCAGAGgaaccctacagaggaagctcatttcattCAGagtctcgttctttcggtcatgatcaggtgagggttggaacgtaaaTGAACCAATAAACTGCGAGCTCGGCTCCTTCTTCAGACTGGACCAACGCCCTCTTTGCTAAGGCCCGGATCTGTGGCTCCATCTCTCACTCCAACCTATCATCAcacccagatacttgaactcctccacttgaggcagagactcacccctgacccctgaccagAGGGAGCTTTCCACCTTTTTACAGctctcaaccagaaaaaaagaaaactggataACTCTGAGAAGATCCATGAAACTCAACACAGAAAGGAATCTTCCCAACCAGGAGTCCAACCAGGGATCTTCTTGCTGCAAAGCAACAGTTCAGTAACTTCCATGAACTGTAGTTTTCCTAAAATTCCCAAAGTCAAACGTTAAACCACCAGAAATGCACAAACCAAGACATATGCATAACAACACTGAACCACATTAAGcctagattttcttttttaactccATGATTTGTGTTTCTTGGTCTCAATAGCCGAATCAGTAATCAGGAGACTGAGTGTGAATattagatgaaaataaaactggctgACTGTAACAAACgtaaattaaaagcagaaataagaaACATATTTAGGGCTGATCTCAAGATtgaatgggggaaaaaagacaaatatgttACACAAAATGATGTTTATGGTTAATAAGGTGAAGTTTTGTCTCTTACTTGCTGCCTGTGTTTTCCCCCCAGCCTGACCAGGGATATGAAGAGGTTTTGACTTTCTTGTATTTGGTTCAGCTTGAGGAAAATCTTTTGCATCCCCTTCAATAAAGTCTTGACCTTCCTGTTCCTCAGCTAAGGTGATGCCTAAGCTTTGAGTTGTACTTGCACCAGGGTTCAATGGATCAGAGTGCTGGTCTCTGATTTTGGGTCTAATTTTGTCTTTAGCTCCCAGTCCTTCAGCGTCCTGCCTGTTTGCTAGAGCAGATAAAGAATCTCTGGTTCCTTGTTGCTGTACGGTGGAGAATAATTTGCTTCTGGGGTCTTGACCTTGTGAAGGAGGATGATAGGTTCTCTCTTGTGATGGTGGATTGGTGCGTCCGAGGTATTTGCCCATTTTGCCTGCATGGAGCTGCGGTACTAAACCTTGAATTCTTTGAGTTTCTGATCCCAAAAGCCCAAATCGATTGACTTCCGACACCTCTGACTCACAGtcttcagcattttgtttttcttgaatgaatgaatctcTGGGGCCATAAACCTGAGGAGAATCCAGACGTCTGATGTCTTCATCAACAGGAAGTTGTCTTCCTACACCTGCTGCTGCCAGTGTAGCTTCATGACTTGTTGTCCCCTTCCTTTTAAAAGCTTCGTACTCGTTACCCCAATGTGGTTGTGAAACACCAGCACCAGGAAGTTTATAACGCTTATCGAAAGGCATTATGGGTCTAAGACTTGATGCCTGCATGACTGGATTAGGGTTTCTGACCTCAATTCTTGCATGTATTTGAGGAACAGTGGGGCCAAGCACACTGGTTCTCCTCTGGATGGGCGTTTCGGGTCCGACCGTTCTGTCATGTGTTCCGTACGATTCACTTTCAGCTctgctcttttttcttttaagatctTGAAGAGTTTGGCCCAGACTGGACACCTCAGGTCCGCCCAAATCTGCTGCAGACACACCTGGCAGAGAGATATCATCATGCACTCTCAACTTCCTGCAGGCTCAGAGACAACAGTGCATCCTAGTTGGGATTAGTGGAGTGCGCAACAGAACCCTTCATCCACAAAATATTTAGCGCTTCAATGGAACTGAATCGAAAAACCAAACTCTTCAGGGTCTGACGTTAGTCCAGTTTGAAGGAGCAGAATTAACACCAGGattaagaaataaacagaaagataaaacaaactgtggaaGAACGCTTATTCAGTCattccaaaaatataaaaacacaaatatgacatGACACATAAATCATGTCAG
It encodes:
- the LOC108237682 gene encoding uncharacterized protein LOC108237682 isoform X5, with protein sequence MLLRALLQTSLLLWFAQQTLQGGVAPQNVAYGRALPLRGVGVDVKPGVTGALGALGSRYNTKAMKTGIGRYPAAHLGVGGYRSLGLGSRGLRQGGYGSQGAYGASLGTGMGLRPGLTNGLGLGQTGKRVYGAGLGTLPGYGTFAGVGYPGVRPGVSAADLGGPEVSSLGQTLQDLKRKKSRAESESYGTHDRTVGPETPIQRRTSVLGPTVPQIHARIEVRNPNPVMQASSLRPIMPFDKRYKLPGAGVSQPHWGNEYEAFKRKGTTSHEATLAAAGVGRQLPVDEDIRRLDSPQVYGPRDSFIQEKQNAEDCESEVSEVNRFGLLGSETQRIQGLVPQLHAGKMGKYLGRTNPPSQERTYHPPSQGQDPRSKLFSTVQQQGTRDSLSALANRQDAEGLGAKDKIRPKIRDQHSDPLNPGASTTQSLGITLAEEQEGQDFIEGDAKDFPQAEPNTRKSKPLHIPGQAGGKTQAASYIGGAGNYLGASLGAGGYGAGLGQGAYLGGAAGKLGAAAALGQGGYPHGLPGKSDGYGDGATGYLGALAGNGFGGDPAAKALSEGYGNGYDGYGAALSTGGYAGPVQGAYGLDSTGGKYGAAAGYGAQQAGFGAQLGATQDGLGEQAGKYDGVNAALGNGFKG
- the LOC108237682 gene encoding fibroin heavy chain isoform X1 encodes the protein MLLRALLQTSLLLWFAQQTLQGGVAPQNVAYGRALPLRGVGVDVKPGVTGALGALGSRYNTKAMKTGIGRYPAAHLGVGGYRSLGLGSRGLRQGGYGSQGAYGASLGTGMGLRPGLTNGLGLGQTGKRVYGAGLGTLPGYGTFAGVGYPGVRPGVSAADLGGPEVSSLGQTLQDLKRKKSRAESESYGTHDRTVGPETPIQRRTSVLGPTVPQIHARIEVRNPNPVMQASSLRPIMPFDKRYKLPGAGVSQPHWGNEYEAFKRKGTTSHEATLAAAGVGRQLPVDEDIRRLDSPQVYGPRDSFIQEKQNAEDCESEVSEVNRFGLLGSETQRIQGLVPQLHAGKMGKYLGRTNPPSQERTYHPPSQGQDPRSKLFSTVQQQGTRDSLSALANRQDAEGLGAKDKIRPKIRDQHSDPLNPGASTTQSLGITLAEEQEGQDFIEGDAKDFPQAEPNTRKSKPLHIPGQAGGKTQAASYIGGAGNYLGASLGAGGYGAGLGQGAYLGGAAGKLGAAAALGQGGYPHGLPGKSDGYGDGATGYLGALAGNGFGGDPAAKALSEGYGNGYDGYGAALSTGGYAGPVQGAYGLDSTGGKYGAGVAQVPYGNAPVIPAGLEGTGGYPYATQQLSLGAEGAKTASKYGAAAGYGAQQAGFGAQLGATQDGLGEQAGKYDGVNAALGNGFKG
- the LOC108237682 gene encoding spidroin-1 isoform X3, which encodes MLLRALLQTSLLLWFAQQTLQGGVAPQNVAYGRALPLRGVGVDVKPGVTGALGALGSRYNTKAMKTGIGRYPAAHLGVGGYRSLGLGSRGLRQGGYGSQGAYGASLGTGMGLRPGLTNGLGLGQTGKRVYGAGLGTLPGYGTFAGVGYPGVRPGVSAADLGGPEVSSLGQTLQDLKRKKSRAESESYGTHDRTVGPETPIQRRTSVLGPTVPQIHARIEVRNPNPVMQASSLRPIMPFDKRYKLPGAGVSQPHWGNEYEAFKRKGTTSHEATLAAAGVGRQLPVDEDIRRLDSPQVYGPRDSFIQEKQNAEDCESEVSEVNRFGLLGSETQRIQGLVPQLHAGKMGKYLGRTNPPSQERTYHPPSQGQDPRSKLFSTVQQQGTRDSLSALANRQDAEGLGAKDKIRPKIRDQHSDPLNPGASTTQSLGITLAEEQEGQDFIEGDAKDFPQAEPNTRKSKPLHIPGQAGGKTQAASYIGGAGNYLGASLGAGGYGAGLGQGAYLGGAAGKLGAAAALGQGGYPHGLPGKSDGYGDGATGYLGALAGYGNGYDGYGAALSTGGYAGPVQGAYGLDSTGGKYGAGVAQVPYGNAPVIPAGLEGTGGYPYATQQLSLGAEGAKTASKYGAAAGYGAQQAGFGAQLGATQDGLGEQAGKYDGVNAALGNGFKG
- the LOC108237682 gene encoding fibroin heavy chain isoform X2 — protein: MLLRALLQTSLLLWFAQQTLQGGVAPQNVAYGRALPLRGVGVDVKPGVTGALGALGSRYNTKAMKTGIGRYPAAHLGVGGYRSLGLGSRGLRQGGYGSQGAYGASLGTGMGLRPGLTNGLGLGQTGKRVYGAGLGTLPGYGTFAGVGYPGVRPGVSAADLGGPEVSSLGQTLQDLKRKKSRAESESYGTHDRTVGPETPIQRRTSVLGPTVPQIHARIEVRNPNPVMQASSLRPIMPFDKRYKLPGAGVSQPHWGNEYEAFKRKGTTSHEATLAAAGVGRQLPVDEDIRRLDSPQVYGPRDSFIQEKQNAEDCESEVSEVNRFGLLGSETQRIQGLVPQLHAGKMGKYLGRTNPPSQERTYHPPSQGQDPRSKLFSTVQQQGTRDSLSALANRQDAEGLGAKDKIRPKIRDQHSDPLNPGASTTQSLGITLAEEQEGQDFIEGDAKDFPQAEPNTRKSKPLHIPGQAGGKTQAASYIGGAGNYLGASLGAGGYGAGLGQGAYLGGAAGKLGAAAALGQGYGDGATGYLGALAGNGFGGDPAAKALSEGYGNGYDGYGAALSTGGYAGPVQGAYGLDSTGGKYGAGVAQVPYGNAPVIPAGLEGTGGYPYATQQLSLGAEGAKTASKYGAAAGYGAQQAGFGAQLGATQDGLGEQAGKYDGVNAALGNGFKG